From Bacillus cereus group sp. RP43, the proteins below share one genomic window:
- a CDS encoding AAA family ATPase, which yields MKLQIVTQKATQFEPDISLLAEKESGRKEFVKRFPLESLRNLTIEEYANTKTKDCFNYWLERKNILGGIGGANSAKFGIYLAKNGEYCKSYGKQKVVLKDEQLQEEFRVLNEGICEAIRLAKEGRISEILKLNLSIYNMVLLKILNIYVPEKFFNIYSPPILIELGKELHIKDELLTPQNAIELNHEVLHAIKKENVFFDWSNEKISRFIWDTFSERDKSLDKNTNYWLAGHTYGKDRSIQDYLLKNNCIAIGFLHEDLSPLLEEENIEDIIDEKEETSAGQKALKQFLKMKEGDLVALKTSFTRKIDGKTRSVLRVSAVGKITKDTIDSYEFSEEYGHLLPVEWINTEEREFIGYGGYRSTLNEVKNKNVINLVFMQGKETSNTPQEFSGVLDTDPRNHVFFGPPGTGKTYQIVERALELIDKRTYEELKADRREALQQEFSRLTKAGQIHLVTFHQSYGYEDFIEGLKSDGKGNFVPTDGILKKAALEAMYEGIQSTNQDFSNEVRFEQLYDYLVDNGLKNNIQFESKTGTTNFISYISEQNNIVVTSEDVKTSSIVSKNRLLSLYRYVQEHDIDWKNNIMFVREAIGGCNQTRYWSVLNWILEKMEDTVEGEEKIEVEGESKKTIIQKVLLENGSFDYSNVKKHVVIIDEMNRGNISKIFGELLTLLEEDKRLTQSNELIVELPYSKEKFTLPPNLYVIGTMNTADRSIALLDTALRRRFVFEEIMPNTDLLESIGDEIDLAEMLSVINKRIEVLYDRDHMIGHAYFINAKTDNEVIAIFQTKIIPLLQEYFYDDWEKIGLVLGGIGSSKEDQYIVYKEEVNVNELFKQKPSIYIPALYRVKRKLTAQELIAIYE from the coding sequence ATGAAGCTTCAAATCGTGACCCAAAAAGCTACTCAATTTGAACCCGATATTTCATTGCTTGCTGAAAAAGAATCAGGGCGCAAAGAATTCGTAAAACGTTTTCCATTAGAATCCTTAAGAAATCTAACCATAGAAGAATATGCCAATACTAAAACGAAAGATTGTTTCAATTACTGGCTCGAGCGAAAAAATATTTTAGGCGGTATTGGCGGAGCCAATTCTGCTAAATTCGGTATTTATCTTGCTAAAAATGGTGAGTACTGTAAAAGTTACGGTAAACAAAAAGTGGTATTAAAAGATGAACAGTTACAAGAGGAATTTAGAGTCTTAAATGAAGGGATTTGTGAAGCAATTCGACTTGCAAAGGAAGGCCGCATTTCTGAAATTCTTAAATTGAATTTATCAATTTATAATATGGTGCTGCTAAAAATTTTAAATATTTATGTTCCAGAGAAGTTTTTTAATATTTATTCACCACCAATTTTGATTGAGCTTGGAAAGGAATTACATATAAAAGATGAATTGCTTACCCCTCAGAATGCAATTGAGTTGAATCATGAAGTGTTACATGCTATTAAGAAAGAAAATGTTTTTTTTGATTGGTCTAATGAAAAAATTTCAAGATTTATCTGGGATACATTTTCCGAACGGGATAAATCGCTAGATAAGAATACAAACTATTGGCTAGCTGGACATACATATGGAAAAGATCGCTCCATCCAAGATTACTTGCTTAAGAACAATTGCATAGCGATAGGATTTTTACATGAGGATTTATCACCTCTTTTAGAAGAAGAAAATATTGAGGATATCATTGATGAGAAAGAAGAAACATCAGCTGGACAAAAAGCATTAAAGCAATTTTTAAAAATGAAAGAAGGAGACCTTGTTGCTTTAAAAACATCATTTACTCGTAAGATTGATGGGAAGACAAGATCGGTGTTACGAGTTAGTGCTGTTGGAAAAATTACCAAAGATACTATTGATAGTTATGAATTCTCTGAAGAGTACGGACATCTACTTCCTGTTGAGTGGATTAATACTGAAGAGAGAGAGTTCATAGGTTACGGAGGATATCGTAGTACATTAAATGAAGTGAAAAATAAAAATGTCATTAACTTAGTATTTATGCAGGGGAAGGAAACAAGCAATACGCCTCAAGAATTTAGTGGAGTATTAGATACAGATCCAAGAAACCATGTGTTTTTCGGTCCACCTGGAACTGGGAAAACATATCAAATTGTTGAACGTGCTCTTGAATTAATCGATAAAAGAACATATGAGGAACTGAAAGCAGATAGACGAGAAGCATTACAACAAGAGTTTTCACGTTTAACTAAGGCAGGACAAATTCATCTCGTAACGTTCCATCAGTCCTATGGATATGAAGATTTTATAGAAGGGTTGAAATCTGATGGGAAAGGGAACTTTGTGCCAACAGATGGTATTTTGAAAAAAGCAGCCCTTGAAGCGATGTATGAAGGAATTCAAAGCACTAATCAGGACTTTTCTAATGAAGTTCGTTTTGAGCAACTTTATGATTATCTGGTTGATAATGGTTTGAAGAATAATATTCAATTCGAATCAAAAACAGGAACGACAAATTTCATTTCATACATTTCAGAGCAAAATAATATCGTTGTAACGAGTGAGGATGTAAAAACTAGTTCAATAGTTTCAAAGAATCGTTTACTAAGTTTGTATCGCTATGTTCAGGAGCATGATATTGATTGGAAGAATAATATTATGTTTGTTCGTGAGGCGATTGGCGGGTGTAATCAGACGAGATATTGGTCTGTACTAAATTGGATATTAGAAAAAATGGAAGATACAGTAGAAGGCGAAGAAAAAATTGAAGTTGAGGGAGAATCGAAAAAGACAATTATTCAAAAGGTATTGCTGGAAAACGGTTCCTTTGATTATTCGAATGTGAAAAAACATGTTGTAATTATTGATGAAATGAACCGAGGTAATATTTCTAAAATTTTTGGTGAGCTGTTAACGTTACTGGAAGAGGATAAGCGTTTAACACAAAGTAATGAATTGATTGTTGAACTACCTTATTCAAAAGAGAAGTTTACGTTACCTCCCAATCTATATGTAATTGGGACAATGAATACGGCTGACCGCTCCATAGCTTTGCTTGATACAGCGTTACGCCGTCGCTTTGTGTTTGAAGAAATCATGCCAAATACTGATCTTCTTGAATCGATTGGTGATGAAATTGATCTTGCTGAAATGCTTTCTGTTATTAATAAGCGGATTGAGGTGCTGTATGATCGCGATCATATGATTGGGCATGCGTATTTTATAAACGCGAAAACTGATAATGAAGTTATAGCTATTTTTCAAACGAAAATCATTCCACTTTTACAAGAGTATTTTTATGATGATTGGGAAAAAATCGGCCTTGTTTTGGGTGGAATCGGGAGCTCAAAGGAAGATCAATATATTGTTTATAAAGAAGAAGTTAATGTAAATGAACTGTTTAAACAAAAGCCATCTATTTATATTCCTGCACTGTACCGAGTAAAACGAAAATTAACAGCGCAAGAGCTAATAGCGATTTATGAATAA
- a CDS encoding DUF87 domain-containing protein, whose product MERKRSAESTIAGYLYQFDKTIIELLSQESDDSLIGVEGIEDIDVEDLNNINNVSIQVKYYAKSIYKTSEIKEPIQEMFNHFKNDLKNDRITREYYLYAHFKEGTEKLKLNENRNLINQDDVDVLDFLKEHILTTKDKHGVIKTQLYIDEDFGITDEHLQAFIKALKIDLDAKDINDQYNEVLTLLQQNIDNCKDTGDAENYYYNNALKVIFNKAIQTCEIGESLENEYKEVKNKISTLQQSIKYRQQRIKLKQGDFSKYTDEIESYKVELHALHENLLSENYLRRAQEKHNEKRRITKKEFIDGIDRKLILFNKWFAWHRGKNNYYDYITDQLKTAKALSKTKNKYLYIGKEYFSSEESSITFSDLIFNIIEDSFALNEALNKHKVWTVILDLRNDEITRLKSDLIKRNIKFNDAHESWNIFDINTFNQEPLVYSNQNSVIVQADYQIKLISSRNFINNVNDINGIDVIISFGKNDYHDSICKIDNASIFVIEDTKDIKGLNDISKIFTTKNKSNKFFRILSVSPNCIQVEVTDADKFKNSNEKFSIGSYVKITDEFDESVIGILKNYKIKDMNEYLEGINIKKKKPSFILDIHPIGYIKKGEFYRGSNNITIPPNHVEIVDSELLKNIFQHDIKEKEFCFSSLPQALSLNSKSIDVVLDGDKFFNKHLAVIGSTGSGKSCTVAKILHEGRKPFTGEQKEGLLNNSHIIIFDIHGEYEHSFNDKCRVLTVEDMKLPYWLMNSQELEAFFLDVEGSDHNQRNIFKRAVILNKKFHNKDDDGNFKDEITYDTPVYFSIEEVLQYIKNYNISKEANGNIIFKLGTVTIHDNEENRNNGTLFQTLEEADKATGVTKSKLNGNFTGFINRLETKLHDDRLKFLLNKGNEYKCSLSDIIRQFIGYDYQEAGVIKEKKNVVIIDLSGMPFEVINNIVSLISRLIFNFAFHRKKIKKSEDVKIPFLLVYEEAHNYIPRSTEAKYKSVKESVERIAKEGRKYGVSAMIVSQRPSEISETIFSQCNSFVVMRVTNPSDQEYIKKLLPDDVSSLTDSLSSFKQREALVIGEAIPMPAVVEIHKLESNQLPKSNDVQFIQQWRKDWDPFDEFDEIINSLEGQ is encoded by the coding sequence ATGGAAAGAAAACGTTCAGCTGAGTCAACTATTGCGGGTTATTTATATCAATTCGATAAAACCATCATAGAATTACTTAGTCAAGAAAGTGATGATTCCTTAATCGGTGTGGAAGGTATCGAAGACATTGATGTTGAGGATTTAAATAATATTAATAATGTATCTATTCAAGTTAAATATTATGCCAAATCTATATATAAGACGTCAGAAATAAAAGAACCTATCCAAGAAATGTTTAACCACTTCAAAAATGATTTAAAAAATGATCGTATAACACGGGAATATTATTTATATGCACATTTTAAAGAGGGTACTGAAAAGCTAAAACTTAATGAGAATAGAAATCTTATTAATCAAGATGACGTAGATGTCTTAGATTTTTTGAAGGAACATATACTTACTACAAAAGATAAGCACGGAGTTATAAAGACACAACTTTATATCGACGAAGATTTTGGTATAACTGACGAACACTTACAAGCATTTATAAAAGCATTAAAAATAGATTTAGATGCAAAGGATATAAATGATCAATACAATGAAGTATTAACTTTATTACAGCAAAATATAGATAATTGTAAAGATACAGGGGATGCTGAGAATTACTATTACAATAATGCTCTTAAAGTTATATTTAATAAAGCCATTCAAACTTGCGAAATTGGGGAAAGTTTAGAAAATGAATACAAAGAGGTAAAAAATAAAATTTCAACATTACAACAAAGTATAAAATATAGACAGCAACGAATAAAACTTAAACAAGGAGATTTTTCAAAATACACAGATGAAATAGAAAGTTATAAAGTAGAATTGCATGCTTTACACGAAAACCTATTAAGTGAAAACTACTTGAGACGAGCTCAAGAAAAGCATAATGAAAAACGAAGAATTACCAAGAAAGAATTTATTGATGGAATCGATAGAAAACTTATATTATTTAATAAATGGTTCGCTTGGCATAGAGGTAAAAATAATTATTACGATTATATAACTGATCAGCTAAAGACTGCTAAAGCATTGAGTAAAACAAAAAATAAATATCTTTATATCGGAAAAGAATATTTTTCTAGCGAAGAAAGCTCAATTACGTTTAGCGATTTAATTTTTAACATCATAGAAGATTCCTTTGCTTTAAATGAAGCACTTAATAAACATAAAGTATGGACAGTTATACTAGATTTAAGGAATGATGAAATCACTAGGTTAAAGAGTGATCTTATTAAAAGAAACATTAAATTTAATGACGCTCATGAAAGTTGGAACATATTTGACATTAATACATTTAACCAAGAACCACTCGTATATAGTAATCAAAATAGTGTTATAGTACAAGCTGATTATCAAATAAAACTTATCTCATCGAGAAACTTTATAAACAATGTAAATGACATTAATGGGATTGATGTTATTATTAGTTTTGGCAAGAATGATTACCATGATTCCATTTGTAAAATTGATAATGCTTCTATATTTGTTATAGAAGATACAAAGGATATAAAAGGATTAAACGATATAAGTAAAATTTTTACCACAAAAAACAAAAGTAATAAGTTCTTTCGAATTCTTTCTGTTTCTCCAAATTGTATACAAGTAGAAGTAACAGATGCCGATAAGTTTAAAAATTCAAACGAAAAATTTTCTATAGGTAGTTATGTGAAAATTACAGATGAATTTGATGAATCTGTAATCGGTATTTTAAAGAATTATAAAATTAAAGATATGAATGAATACTTAGAAGGAATAAATATAAAGAAGAAAAAGCCTTCATTTATACTGGACATCCATCCTATTGGTTATATTAAAAAAGGAGAATTTTATAGAGGTAGTAATAACATTACAATTCCTCCTAACCATGTAGAAATTGTTGATAGCGAATTATTAAAGAATATTTTTCAACACGATATCAAAGAGAAAGAATTTTGTTTTAGTTCACTTCCTCAAGCTCTTTCATTAAATAGTAAATCTATTGATGTGGTATTGGATGGAGATAAATTTTTTAATAAACACTTGGCGGTAATAGGTTCTACTGGTAGCGGGAAATCTTGTACAGTAGCAAAAATTTTACATGAAGGTAGGAAACCTTTTACAGGTGAACAAAAAGAAGGCTTACTAAATAATTCACATATCATCATTTTTGATATTCATGGGGAATATGAACACTCATTCAATGATAAATGTAGGGTACTGACAGTAGAGGATATGAAACTTCCTTATTGGCTAATGAACTCTCAAGAACTTGAGGCTTTCTTTTTAGATGTAGAAGGTTCAGACCACAACCAAAGAAATATTTTTAAAAGAGCTGTTATATTAAACAAAAAATTCCATAATAAAGATGACGATGGAAACTTTAAAGACGAAATCACATATGATACGCCCGTGTACTTTAGTATTGAAGAAGTGCTTCAATATATAAAAAACTATAATATCTCAAAAGAAGCGAATGGTAATATAATCTTTAAATTAGGAACTGTAACAATTCATGATAATGAAGAAAACCGAAATAACGGAACCTTATTCCAAACACTTGAGGAAGCTGATAAAGCCACTGGCGTAACCAAATCGAAATTAAATGGTAATTTCACTGGATTCATCAATCGATTAGAGACCAAATTACATGATGATAGATTAAAATTTTTATTGAATAAAGGTAATGAATATAAATGTAGTTTATCTGATATTATTAGACAATTCATTGGATATGATTATCAAGAAGCCGGTGTAATTAAAGAAAAGAAAAATGTTGTAATTATTGACTTAAGCGGTATGCCCTTTGAAGTAATTAACAATATTGTTTCTTTAATTAGTCGATTAATCTTCAATTTTGCATTTCATAGAAAGAAAATAAAAAAAAGCGAAGATGTGAAAATACCGTTCCTATTGGTTTACGAGGAGGCTCATAATTATATTCCTAGAAGTACAGAAGCAAAATACAAATCTGTGAAGGAATCTGTCGAAAGAATTGCTAAAGAAGGTAGAAAGTATGGTGTATCAGCAATGATTGTAAGCCAACGTCCTTCAGAAATATCAGAAACCATATTCTCACAATGTAATAGCTTTGTAGTGATGAGAGTAACAAACCCTAGTGATCAAGAGTATATTAAAAAATTATTACCTGATGATGTAAGCTCTTTGACTGATAGTTTATCCTCCTTTAAACAGCGGGAGGCTCTTGTTATCGGAGAGGCTATACCTATGCCAGCAGTTGTTGAAATTCATAAATTAGAAAGTAATCAACTACCCAAATCCAACGATGTACAATTCATTCAACAATGGAGAAAAGATTGGGATCCTTTTGATGAATTCGACGAAATAATTAATTCCTTGGAAGGACAATAA
- a CDS encoding tetratricopeptide repeat protein — protein sequence MKKIRGNWSNFVNVGKDEMKFYYISESCLKCEGLIRNQKVDLKGPGGIMNYEYNGKYVFNGFRDSYAHNFFHKKKIILLESMNSLDIQGVYDLAEAYYFSGEYEKARKLLEDSEGRDAYSEVLLLLGKVYFHSDNLEAAKECLLKSLKINEDHAETYRILGEVYQADNSLINSAYYFNLAIEHFDIDEYSRPNDDFLEYTYLGLAIVYSKLNQHDEVIKSAEKFLEFQYSWDTLVEMAREQRTGEKNYIGFGGFFACATIYELMALSFLEKENLTLAELYINRALELDLKSTNIAMTKGIIVGRKQNEGKVSEYKEQISLLKQSVELRASSINKLKTRRPEEQVKLYTDNEEETVWSFLVGKVFDTLKTIENLSPIVTPSENKAAEEDRYTDLFKSLMDSNLVDTFGWITHTQSRGGYTRKEMGDRGGIGERDIVIRSHQNKDLLMGEALILRGKDTASIKTHTQKIFGYDVGNCNFHLIINWGFSEKPDLIWNEYKELVISRQDGIYAVIEHGETENLYPKINKQGIRTFYTKHSTDVEKEVAITIHVYVDVLKEMKREGAELARKK from the coding sequence TTGAAAAAAATTAGAGGTAACTGGAGCAATTTTGTAAATGTAGGAAAAGATGAAATGAAATTTTATTATATTAGTGAATCATGCCTAAAATGTGAGGGATTAATAAGAAATCAAAAGGTTGACTTAAAAGGGCCTGGAGGAATTATGAATTATGAGTACAATGGTAAATATGTTTTTAATGGTTTTAGGGATTCCTATGCACATAATTTTTTTCATAAGAAAAAAATTATATTACTAGAGTCCATGAATTCACTGGATATTCAAGGAGTATATGATCTAGCGGAAGCATATTACTTCTCAGGAGAATATGAAAAAGCGAGAAAATTGTTAGAAGATTCAGAGGGTAGGGATGCTTATAGTGAAGTGTTGTTACTGCTAGGGAAGGTATATTTTCATTCGGATAACTTAGAGGCTGCTAAGGAGTGTTTATTAAAGTCTTTAAAAATAAATGAGGATCATGCGGAAACTTATCGTATATTAGGAGAGGTATATCAAGCAGACAATAGTCTTATAAATAGCGCATATTACTTTAATCTAGCCATTGAGCATTTTGATATAGATGAATATAGTAGACCAAATGATGATTTTCTAGAATACACCTATCTCGGTTTAGCAATAGTATATTCTAAGTTAAATCAGCATGATGAAGTAATAAAATCAGCAGAAAAGTTTTTAGAATTCCAATATAGTTGGGATACTTTAGTAGAAATGGCTCGTGAGCAAAGAACGGGTGAAAAAAACTATATAGGTTTTGGTGGTTTTTTTGCATGCGCTACTATATATGAATTAATGGCATTAAGTTTCTTAGAAAAGGAAAATTTAACGTTAGCTGAATTATATATTAATCGGGCTCTAGAATTGGATCTTAAAAGTACAAATATTGCAATGACTAAAGGAATAATTGTTGGTAGAAAACAAAATGAGGGAAAAGTAAGTGAGTATAAGGAGCAAATTAGCTTGTTAAAGCAGAGTGTAGAGCTGAGGGCTAGTAGCATTAACAAGCTTAAAACGCGAAGACCAGAAGAACAAGTCAAACTGTATACTGATAATGAGGAAGAAACTGTATGGAGTTTCCTGGTAGGAAAGGTATTTGATACTTTGAAGACAATTGAGAATTTATCACCAATTGTTACGCCATCTGAGAATAAAGCTGCTGAAGAAGATAGATATACAGATTTGTTTAAATCACTTATGGATTCCAATTTAGTAGATACCTTTGGTTGGATTACTCACACTCAAAGCAGAGGGGGTTACACACGTAAAGAGATGGGAGATAGAGGGGGAATAGGAGAAAGGGATATAGTTATTCGCTCTCATCAAAATAAAGACTTATTAATGGGGGAAGCTCTAATATTAAGAGGAAAAGATACTGCGAGCATAAAAACTCATACTCAGAAAATCTTTGGGTATGATGTAGGAAATTGTAACTTCCACTTAATTATTAATTGGGGTTTTAGTGAAAAGCCTGATTTAATTTGGAATGAGTATAAAGAACTAGTAATTTCTCGGCAAGATGGTATTTATGCAGTAATTGAACATGGAGAAACAGAAAATTTATATCCAAAGATTAATAAACAAGGAATAAGAACATTTTATACTAAACATTCTACAGATGTTGAGAAAGAAGTGGCTATTACGATTCACGTGTACGTTGATGTATTAAAAGAAATGAAGCGAGAAGGTGCTGAATTAGCAAGGAAGAAGTAG
- a CDS encoding helix-turn-helix transcriptional regulator, with product MGTLVKEPAVESQDMETEEFQPPQLNQQQINKDINWYQQKILHYKEENKCSLRDIAKGIEISPSNLSKLLTGKRKRLSEETRNKFDK from the coding sequence ATGGGAACATTGGTAAAAGAGCCAGCAGTAGAATCACAGGATATGGAGACAGAAGAATTTCAACCACCTCAATTGAATCAGCAACAGATAAATAAGGATATTAATTGGTATCAGCAGAAGATCCTTCATTATAAAGAGGAAAATAAATGTAGTTTAAGAGATATTGCAAAGGGAATAGAGATATCACCTTCTAATCTTTCGAAGTTGTTAACAGGTAAAAGGAAAAGGTTAAGCGAGGAAACACGTAATAAATTTGATAAGTGA
- a CDS encoding DNA methyltransferase has translation MLSWNEIRARAISFANEWKDEKSENAEAKSFWDGFFNVFGISRRRVATFEQKVKTLDGSNGFIDLLWKGVLLVEHKSRGRDLERAYKQAKDYFPGLKESELPKYILVSDFERFALYDLETDEKRSFTLEQLHQNIELFGFIAGYQKQEYKEQDPVNIEAAEKMGELHDKLKEIGYTGHELEVYLVRLLFCLFADDTGIFEKNIFRDYIEQNTKEDGSDLGIHLDAIFDILNKPKENRLKAISDSLNQFPYVNGKLFAERLSSAAFNAEMRYLFLECCTLDWGKISPAIFGSMFQSVMKPEERRELGAHYTNEQNILKVIQPLFLAELRSEFEATKGNRRKLELFHEKLASLKFLDPACGCGNFLIIAYREIRLLEMELLRELTKGQMSLHLEFLLKVNVDQFYGIEIDEFPAQIAQVALWLMDHQMNMKASYEFGQYFVRLPLNKKANIVNGNALELDWHNIIRNTELNYILGNPPFIGAWLRNDKQKEDFSKVTKDLGKTGQLDSVACWFVKAAEYIQDTSIKVGLVSTNSIVQGEQAIILWKYLFAKKGIEIFFAHQTFKWSNEARGRAAVYCVIIGFSNFKISDKIVYEYPDIKGDPVVKKVKMINQYLIEAPVNFIEVRRKPISDVPKMLFGTKAVDGGNYLFDEDSMKEFIQKEPLSEAYFRPWIGAEELIKGKKRFCLYLANCPPKELKKMPLVMERIKNVRRIRLESKKAATNKSAETPMLFGEPRIPTAPFLIIPRVSSENRRYIPIAFACPPTITSDRVFILSDANLYLFGVITSAMHMAWMRTVAGRLKSDYNYSNTIVYNNFVFPEPNAKQLKAIEKSAQSILDIRLRYEDSTLSDLYHPLTMPPDLLKAHQQLDKAVENAYKKKFKNDIERVEHLFELYVSKDK, from the coding sequence ATGTTAAGTTGGAATGAAATACGAGCAAGAGCAATTAGCTTTGCTAATGAATGGAAAGATGAAAAAAGCGAAAATGCAGAGGCAAAATCTTTCTGGGATGGCTTTTTTAATGTTTTTGGTATATCTCGGAGGCGTGTTGCTACATTTGAGCAAAAGGTAAAAACTTTAGATGGGAGTAATGGTTTTATTGATTTATTATGGAAAGGTGTCCTATTAGTAGAGCATAAATCTCGAGGAAGGGATTTAGAAAGGGCATACAAGCAGGCGAAGGACTATTTTCCTGGTTTGAAAGAATCAGAGCTACCTAAATACATATTGGTATCTGATTTTGAAAGATTTGCTTTATACGACTTGGAAACAGATGAAAAACGCTCTTTTACGTTAGAACAGTTACATCAAAATATAGAATTATTCGGTTTTATAGCGGGTTATCAAAAACAAGAGTACAAAGAGCAAGACCCTGTAAACATTGAGGCAGCGGAGAAAATGGGGGAACTACACGATAAGCTAAAAGAAATTGGCTACACGGGACATGAATTAGAAGTTTATCTTGTACGCCTTCTTTTTTGTTTGTTTGCTGATGACACAGGGATATTTGAGAAGAATATCTTCCGTGATTACATAGAACAAAATACAAAAGAGGATGGAAGTGATTTAGGTATCCACCTTGATGCCATTTTTGATATCTTAAATAAACCGAAAGAGAATAGATTAAAAGCGATTAGTGACTCACTCAATCAATTTCCTTATGTAAATGGAAAGCTTTTTGCTGAAAGGTTGTCTTCTGCCGCGTTTAATGCAGAAATGAGATATTTATTCTTGGAGTGCTGTACACTTGATTGGGGGAAAATTTCCCCAGCCATTTTCGGTTCGATGTTTCAAAGTGTAATGAAGCCTGAAGAACGTAGGGAGTTAGGAGCGCATTATACAAATGAACAGAACATTTTAAAAGTAATACAACCGTTATTTCTAGCTGAATTAAGATCGGAATTTGAAGCAACGAAAGGAAATAGAAGAAAATTAGAATTATTTCATGAGAAGTTGGCTAGTTTGAAATTTCTGGACCCAGCATGTGGTTGTGGGAATTTCTTAATAATTGCATATCGTGAAATTAGACTGTTAGAAATGGAATTATTGAGAGAACTAACTAAGGGACAGATGTCTTTACATTTAGAATTTTTACTAAAGGTAAATGTAGACCAATTTTATGGAATTGAGATTGATGAATTTCCTGCTCAAATTGCTCAGGTAGCTCTTTGGCTTATGGATCACCAAATGAACATGAAAGCTAGTTATGAATTTGGTCAATACTTTGTGAGACTTCCATTAAATAAAAAAGCAAATATCGTTAATGGCAATGCTCTAGAATTGGATTGGCATAATATTATTAGAAATACAGAGCTAAATTATATTTTAGGAAATCCTCCTTTTATAGGAGCGTGGTTAAGAAACGATAAGCAAAAAGAGGACTTTTCCAAAGTTACAAAAGATCTAGGTAAAACTGGTCAGCTTGATTCTGTAGCATGTTGGTTTGTTAAAGCGGCTGAGTATATTCAGGATACTTCAATTAAAGTAGGGCTTGTTTCAACAAATTCAATAGTGCAAGGAGAACAAGCTATTATATTATGGAAGTACCTTTTCGCAAAGAAAGGAATAGAGATATTCTTTGCTCATCAGACATTTAAATGGTCAAATGAAGCTCGTGGAAGAGCAGCAGTTTATTGTGTAATAATTGGCTTTAGTAATTTTAAAATTTCGGATAAAATTGTCTATGAATATCCTGATATTAAAGGAGATCCGGTTGTAAAAAAGGTGAAGATGATTAATCAATATTTAATTGAAGCGCCTGTGAATTTTATTGAGGTTAGAAGAAAACCAATTTCTGATGTGCCAAAAATGTTGTTTGGCACAAAAGCAGTTGACGGAGGTAATTATCTTTTTGATGAAGATAGTATGAAAGAATTTATTCAAAAAGAGCCTTTATCAGAAGCGTATTTTCGTCCTTGGATTGGCGCAGAGGAATTAATTAAAGGAAAAAAACGTTTTTGTTTATATCTCGCAAATTGTCCACCTAAAGAGCTTAAAAAAATGCCTTTAGTTATGGAGAGAATCAAAAATGTGCGTAGAATCCGATTGGAGAGTAAAAAGGCTGCGACAAACAAATCAGCCGAAACACCTATGCTATTTGGAGAGCCTAGAATACCTACTGCGCCGTTTTTAATAATTCCTCGTGTAAGTTCAGAAAATAGAAGGTATATTCCTATTGCTTTTGCTTGCCCCCCAACTATTACAAGTGATAGGGTGTTTATCTTAAGTGATGCGAATTTATACTTATTTGGAGTAATTACATCTGCTATGCATATGGCATGGATGAGGACTGTTGCTGGGAGATTAAAAAGTGACTATAATTACTCAAATACAATAGTTTACAATAATTTTGTTTTTCCAGAACCGAATGCAAAACAACTAAAAGCAATAGAAAAAAGTGCTCAATCAATACTTGATATTCGCTTGAGATATGAGGATAGCACTTTATCTGATTTATACCACCCATTAACAATGCCGCCGGATTTATTAAAAGCACATCAGCAATTAGATAAAGCAGTAGAGAATGCTTATAAAAAGAAGTTTAAAAATGACATTGAAAGAGTAGAACATTTATTTGAGTTGTATGTAAGTAAAGATAAATAA
- a CDS encoding GIY-YIG nuclease family protein, translated as MKKEKNRKNKSSKIESISSDTPCVFIYITINLVNGMQYIGKHTKFGDNYLGSGTFLKKAIKEFGEENFEREILAYGYSTEHLNDLEKSYIKIFNAVEDPQFYNIAPGGDWYYSQKNIK; from the coding sequence ATGAAAAAAGAAAAAAATAGGAAAAATAAATCTTCAAAAATTGAAAGTATAAGTTCTGATACCCCATGTGTATTTATCTATATAACTATCAATCTAGTCAATGGCATGCAATACATTGGTAAACACACTAAGTTTGGAGATAATTACCTTGGAAGTGGGACTTTCCTTAAAAAAGCCATTAAAGAATTTGGAGAAGAAAATTTCGAGAGAGAGATTCTCGCTTATGGATATTCAACTGAACATTTGAACGATCTAGAAAAATCCTATATAAAAATCTTCAATGCTGTAGAAGACCCTCAGTTTTATAATATAGCTCCTGGTGGCGATTGGTACTATTCACAAAAAAATATTAAATAA